In Fibrobacter sp., a single genomic region encodes these proteins:
- a CDS encoding O-antigen ligase has product MSTAIVYVILFSLLTIMVIGSSKARFLALFVGIVVFPLGISFLKSPTLRPQDMFLYGFLVVAFMKDREYFWDDLKAFPLKIPLLLILLCHFASVYFNDGFKVKQFYACTREFIELYGYLFAAFITTRRISVASITKGLFLFTAGICVLGILEILLQGNYPYTYICRAFPIYSGYYSLDSIISCIQEYRIRAMVTTAHPTAYGTLLCCLTLFFVSIWNRGYIEKNKLLALYALLAINLFLCGSRTGMLCAGLGLLLIFLQNKSVVLKFACAGICFFAAVAYINTAIEEFSQQSKGSSLSLREQQMLFTLFQIQQSPIVGNGTGYTKNVFDYDDEGRPINDASIGGLESIVFRSLIDYGFIGLAAYYFYALCLFMLFFRRRKTYWTAPVGYHMVFISTLFFTLSGHIGNNTAFAFLLDGLLLGALYREGDDSEKSEDNPELEHAEMEQIEEEPTAP; this is encoded by the coding sequence ATGTCAACTGCGATCGTCTACGTCATCCTTTTCTCACTTTTGACCATCATGGTCATCGGGTCGTCGAAAGCTCGCTTTTTGGCATTATTTGTCGGCATAGTCGTTTTCCCTCTCGGAATCAGTTTTTTGAAGTCCCCCACGCTTAGGCCGCAGGATATGTTCCTTTACGGATTCCTCGTGGTTGCGTTCATGAAGGACCGCGAATATTTTTGGGACGACCTCAAGGCGTTCCCGCTAAAAATCCCGCTGCTCTTGATTCTCTTGTGCCATTTCGCGTCTGTATATTTCAACGATGGCTTCAAGGTCAAGCAGTTTTATGCCTGTACGCGAGAATTTATCGAACTGTACGGTTATTTGTTCGCCGCATTCATCACCACGAGAAGGATAAGCGTCGCCTCTATCACCAAAGGGCTGTTCCTGTTCACGGCGGGCATCTGCGTTCTGGGCATTCTCGAAATACTCTTGCAGGGAAACTACCCTTATACCTACATCTGCCGCGCGTTTCCCATCTATAGCGGGTACTACTCGCTGGACAGCATCATCAGCTGTATCCAGGAATACAGAATCAGGGCGATGGTCACTACGGCGCACCCGACTGCATACGGTACGCTGCTGTGTTGCCTGACGCTCTTTTTCGTCTCGATTTGGAACCGCGGCTATATCGAAAAGAACAAGCTTCTCGCCCTTTATGCCTTGCTCGCGATAAACCTGTTCCTTTGCGGTTCAAGAACGGGCATGCTTTGCGCGGGCCTCGGATTGCTCCTGATTTTCCTCCAGAACAAGTCCGTCGTCCTGAAATTCGCCTGCGCCGGGATATGTTTTTTTGCCGCGGTCGCGTACATAAATACCGCTATCGAAGAGTTTTCCCAGCAAAGCAAGGGCAGTTCCTTGTCTTTGCGCGAACAGCAGATGTTGTTCACCTTGTTCCAGATACAGCAAAGTCCCATAGTCGGAAACGGGACGGGGTACACGAAAAACGTATTCGACTACGATGACGAGGGGCGCCCCATAAACGACGCCTCTATCGGAGGGCTCGAATCCATCGTGTTCCGTTCCCTCATTGACTACGGGTTTATCGGGCTCGCCGCGTACTATTTTTACGCCCTGTGCCTGTTCATGCTGTTCTTTAGGCGCCGGAAAACCTATTGGACAGCCCCAGTCGGCTATCACATGGTTTTCATAAGCACGCTCTTCTTCACGCTATCCGGGCATATCGGCAACAATACGGCTTTCGCCTTCTTGCTGGATGGGCTGCTCCTGGGTGCGCTCTACAGGGAAGGCGACGACTCTGAAAAATCCGAGGACAACCCGGAATTGGAGCATGCCGAAATGGAGCAAATAGAAGAGGAGCCTACAGCACCTTAA
- a CDS encoding alginate lyase family protein yields MSISWYIKRLQTFSAGEVFYRIRQRFRTHVLDWIKLDESDFTHSKPDCSIVSDSNAHSFYPIFESSVDIFKDIDWHLDVSTGKHFPKTFSHKIDIRSDKYGSAKHVWEVNRQQFLLHIAWLYKTTGQHKYLVLYCHHLGMWRDANPYLVGVNWYSNIEVNLRLINWFFGWEVLDIDNLRKKDPIVEEFIVEIWTPLICDHADFSYNHPSFYSSANNHLVAEYAGLFVAACKWQIPHQKARLDYARKGLEREILKQNTPEGVNREEAAEYIQFIDDFFLIAAVAGRRYGIKFSDAYNKRLHAMAEYMNAMLDMNCNYPMYGDGDDGFVLRPDAGGHFNNFKSLLVSFATYFGDSSFKRAGLAWDEKNEILFGKEGRRQFEALPTAPAVRDKNKFFAESGHFIFRKVETITTTDVGANNGRGSTGTAVHETYMHFDAAPLGYLSIAAHGHADALSFILHVDGNPVIVDPGTFTYHTHRELRNYFVSTLAHNTVCVNGKNQAEQAGPTLWLKHYKAKVISCDKAQGVVEATHDGYASEGVSHTRRVEFNRDAEEFVITDTLRCDRKSSLEIPFHLHPSATVTLDGAAAEISVPGSRRVAMEFDQKLAYEIRENGWYSEHFGEKVPAKYLYAKTDGEGTVEFVTKIKVL; encoded by the coding sequence GTGAGCATATCCTGGTATATAAAAAGACTGCAAACATTCTCGGCGGGGGAAGTTTTCTACCGCATTCGTCAAAGGTTCCGTACGCATGTGCTGGACTGGATCAAGCTCGACGAGAGCGATTTCACGCATTCAAAGCCAGACTGCTCAATTGTCTCGGATTCTAACGCCCACAGTTTCTATCCGATTTTCGAATCCAGCGTGGATATATTCAAGGATATAGACTGGCATCTGGACGTATCGACGGGCAAGCATTTTCCCAAAACATTTTCGCACAAGATTGACATCCGCAGCGACAAATACGGAAGCGCGAAGCACGTGTGGGAAGTAAACCGCCAGCAGTTCTTATTGCATATCGCATGGCTGTACAAGACTACGGGCCAGCACAAGTATCTGGTACTTTACTGCCATCACCTCGGAATGTGGAGGGATGCAAACCCTTATCTGGTCGGAGTCAACTGGTACAGCAACATAGAAGTAAACCTGCGCCTGATAAACTGGTTCTTCGGATGGGAAGTCCTGGACATAGACAACCTCCGCAAGAAAGACCCGATTGTAGAAGAATTTATTGTCGAAATCTGGACGCCCCTTATTTGCGACCATGCGGATTTTTCGTATAACCATCCGTCTTTTTATTCTTCGGCGAACAACCACCTAGTCGCAGAATACGCCGGACTGTTTGTCGCGGCATGCAAGTGGCAAATTCCACACCAGAAGGCGCGACTGGATTATGCGCGCAAAGGGCTCGAACGCGAAATCCTCAAGCAGAATACGCCCGAGGGCGTGAACCGCGAAGAGGCCGCGGAATACATCCAGTTCATCGACGACTTCTTCTTGATTGCTGCGGTCGCAGGTCGCCGCTACGGAATTAAATTTTCCGACGCATACAATAAACGACTTCATGCCATGGCCGAATACATGAACGCCATGCTGGACATGAACTGCAATTACCCGATGTACGGTGACGGCGACGACGGGTTCGTGCTGCGTCCCGATGCGGGCGGGCATTTCAACAACTTCAAGTCGCTGCTCGTTTCTTTCGCGACATACTTCGGCGATTCCTCGTTCAAGCGCGCGGGCCTTGCCTGGGACGAAAAGAACGAAATCCTCTTCGGTAAGGAAGGCCGCAGACAATTCGAGGCTCTGCCCACTGCTCCCGCCGTTCGGGACAAGAACAAATTCTTCGCGGAAAGCGGACACTTTATTTTCCGGAAGGTGGAAACCATCACCACGACAGATGTCGGGGCAAACAACGGACGGGGTTCTACCGGCACCGCGGTTCACGAAACATACATGCATTTCGATGCCGCGCCGCTGGGCTACCTGAGCATCGCCGCGCACGGGCATGCCGACGCGCTCTCGTTCATACTGCATGTGGACGGAAATCCCGTAATCGTAGATCCGGGCACGTTCACCTACCACACCCACAGGGAACTCAGGAATTACTTTGTCAGCACCCTCGCGCACAATACGGTATGCGTAAACGGCAAGAACCAGGCCGAACAGGCGGGCCCGACGCTGTGGCTCAAGCACTACAAGGCGAAGGTCATCTCTTGCGACAAGGCGCAGGGCGTTGTCGAGGCGACCCATGACGGGTACGCTTCCGAAGGCGTTTCTCATACGCGCCGCGTAGAATTCAACCGCGATGCCGAAGAGTTCGTCATTACCGACACTCTGCGCTGCGACCGCAAATCATCCCTCGAGATTCCGTTCCATCTGCATCCGTCGGCGACAGTGACGTTGGACGGCGCGGCAGCGGAAATCTCCGTACCGGGAAGCCGCCGCGTGGCCATGGAATTCGACCAGAAGCTCGCTTACGAAATTCGGGAAAACGGCTGGTATTCGGAACACTTCGGCGAGAAGGTTCCGGCGAAATACCTTTACGCGAAAACAGACGGTGAAGGAACCGTCGAATTCGTGACCAAGATTAAGGTGCTGTAG
- a CDS encoding TIGR02171 family protein, which translates to MRFLLAVSMFSVLFFACSNSETPIPYDEESPESSESSGFSAFENLPEIEGMILVHGGTVTLGTDDDKYRPSERPAMKVVLDYDFNLDVHEVTCGEYRELAKKTGLKDFGTCESDSLPLSNVTYYDAVLFANAKGKFERRDTAYTYSNAVYDTEGHCTNLEGFSFHPEVVAYRLPTEAEWVFAASQGWDPENRSWNADNSEYRAHAVCSAGADSLGFCDLAGNVKEWVNDWAGGFCDTIVTNYVGAPDGGALGERVLKGGYFSDRASEMNVVARGDEYTVVASTRAERLGFRLAFGFIPNPVWLGTDGRVVSSIVTPLASAASLKALTGSFKMILVFRNDISGNLAYIDYNEVNLSVTEIEDDMEVFHPDVSPDGMWVAFCTKPEGVAGKSELYVRNLNKEGSNLVKLDVESAAIPRWRVLGDGDTVIVYVTDAGNNKDDAAFKSTSTWQVKFAGGKFGAPKKLFDGAFHGGISEDNTLAVTGARLLRARIANSGSTLEQDARDAVWYDSAQACNASLAQDGSKRTAFLDFGGKLGRKFAGESYATHERILVADSSGNLVQTLKAPAGYTFDHSEWAGDGETSNIVATLANSAGAHTKIVLVSPSDSSVLKLVSGAELWHPCLWVKKANSAPVDTGSTEFVLDPDSAEIYYNSSGASTNDIYYRYKMELLWQYRDSINVAVLGSSRALRGVNPNEFRKPVFAVNMAIAATVIDAHSFLFYNYVLPHCKNLKAVVISIDLDRGANTGDNSNNIFHEAYKSYPGYVYDMNHNFWKDSFPPKLASMTYDSPGSQEMAKKLRPAKGFHSTASHGWGDPVITGDSCWMDKRESIYRSNFDLFVELLKTCKKRNIYVIGVIFPTNPRYAETGAYGYAGLRRSEAPALIQELAELHETYPNFILMDENKMGNHDYGDNLANDYSHLSRSGAAVLTARIDSLIKTLNIDFGE; encoded by the coding sequence ATGAGGTTCTTGCTTGCGGTGTCAATGTTTTCAGTGCTTTTTTTCGCTTGTAGTAACAGCGAGACGCCGATTCCGTATGATGAAGAGTCGCCAGAATCAAGCGAGTCGTCTGGTTTTAGCGCTTTTGAGAACTTGCCCGAAATAGAGGGAATGATTCTTGTTCATGGCGGAACGGTGACGCTCGGTACTGACGACGACAAGTACAGACCTTCGGAACGTCCTGCCATGAAGGTTGTTTTGGACTACGATTTCAATCTCGATGTACATGAGGTGACCTGCGGGGAATACCGCGAACTAGCGAAGAAGACTGGCCTTAAGGATTTCGGGACGTGCGAAAGCGACAGCCTGCCGCTCTCCAATGTTACTTACTATGATGCAGTGCTTTTTGCGAATGCCAAGGGCAAGTTCGAAAGACGCGATACGGCCTATACTTACAGCAATGCGGTATACGACACCGAAGGACACTGCACGAATTTGGAAGGTTTCTCGTTTCATCCTGAGGTTGTTGCGTACCGTCTGCCGACGGAGGCGGAATGGGTGTTTGCGGCATCGCAAGGTTGGGATCCTGAAAACAGAAGCTGGAATGCGGACAATTCGGAATACCGTGCGCATGCAGTCTGTAGTGCGGGTGCGGATTCCCTCGGATTCTGCGACCTCGCGGGTAACGTGAAGGAATGGGTGAATGACTGGGCCGGCGGTTTTTGCGATACGATAGTCACGAACTACGTCGGAGCGCCTGACGGGGGCGCCCTTGGGGAACGCGTGCTGAAGGGCGGCTATTTCTCCGACAGGGCTTCCGAAATGAATGTCGTTGCCCGCGGGGACGAATACACCGTGGTGGCTTCGACCCGCGCTGAACGCTTGGGATTCAGGCTTGCTTTCGGATTTATCCCGAACCCGGTTTGGCTTGGTACCGACGGGAGAGTGGTGAGCAGTATAGTCACGCCGCTTGCGAGCGCGGCGTCGCTGAAGGCGCTTACTGGGTCTTTCAAAATGATTCTCGTTTTCCGCAACGATATCAGCGGGAACCTCGCCTATATAGACTACAACGAAGTGAATTTGTCCGTAACCGAAATTGAAGACGACATGGAGGTCTTCCACCCAGATGTTTCTCCTGACGGGATGTGGGTTGCCTTCTGCACCAAGCCCGAAGGTGTTGCCGGCAAGTCCGAGCTTTACGTGCGCAACCTGAATAAGGAAGGCTCCAATCTTGTGAAACTCGATGTCGAGAGCGCTGCCATCCCGCGCTGGCGCGTGCTCGGGGACGGCGATACCGTGATTGTTTACGTGACCGATGCGGGCAACAACAAGGATGATGCCGCGTTCAAAAGTACTTCTACCTGGCAGGTGAAATTTGCTGGCGGCAAGTTCGGTGCGCCGAAAAAACTCTTCGACGGTGCTTTCCACGGTGGTATCAGCGAGGACAATACGCTCGCCGTTACGGGAGCGCGGCTGCTTCGCGCCCGCATTGCAAATTCTGGTTCTACGCTTGAGCAGGATGCCCGCGATGCTGTCTGGTACGACAGTGCACAGGCCTGCAATGCATCGCTTGCCCAGGATGGTTCCAAACGTACGGCGTTCCTTGATTTCGGTGGAAAACTGGGCCGTAAATTCGCTGGCGAAAGCTACGCCACACATGAACGCATCCTCGTTGCCGACAGTAGCGGAAATCTGGTGCAGACGCTCAAGGCTCCCGCTGGCTACACGTTTGACCATAGCGAATGGGCGGGCGATGGCGAGACCTCCAATATTGTGGCGACGCTTGCGAACAGCGCCGGCGCGCATACGAAAATCGTGCTCGTGAGCCCTTCCGACAGCAGCGTCTTGAAACTGGTTTCGGGCGCGGAACTCTGGCATCCGTGTCTTTGGGTGAAAAAGGCGAACTCCGCTCCTGTCGATACGGGCAGCACCGAATTTGTCCTTGATCCCGATAGCGCGGAAATCTATTACAATTCTTCGGGTGCGAGCACGAATGATATCTATTACCGCTATAAGATGGAATTGCTGTGGCAATATCGGGATTCTATTAATGTGGCTGTTCTGGGCTCGTCGAGAGCATTGCGCGGCGTGAATCCAAATGAATTTCGCAAACCCGTTTTTGCGGTAAACATGGCAATCGCCGCGACGGTTATCGATGCACACAGTTTCTTGTTCTATAATTACGTGTTGCCCCATTGCAAGAACCTGAAGGCCGTCGTCATTTCGATTGATTTGGATAGAGGCGCCAATACCGGAGATAACAGCAACAATATTTTCCATGAGGCCTACAAGTCTTATCCGGGATATGTGTATGACATGAATCATAACTTCTGGAAAGATTCATTCCCGCCGAAATTGGCTTCGATGACATATGATTCCCCGGGCTCGCAGGAGATGGCGAAAAAATTAAGACCGGCGAAGGGCTTCCACAGTACCGCTTCTCACGGGTGGGGCGATCCGGTGATTACGGGGGATTCCTGCTGGATGGATAAAAGGGAGTCTATTTACCGCTCGAATTTTGACCTGTTCGTTGAATTGCTCAAGACTTGCAAAAAGAGGAATATCTATGTGATAGGGGTGATTTTCCCGACAAATCCGAGGTATGCAGAAACCGGTGCATACGGGTATGCGGGACTCAGGAGGAGCGAAGCCCCGGCCCTTATCCAGGAATTGGCTGAATTGCATGAGACGTACCCGAATTTCATTCTGATGGATGAAAACAAGATGGGAAATCATGACTATGGCGACAACTTGGCTAACGATTATAGCCATTTGAGTCGTTCAGGAGCGGCTGTGTTGACCGCCCGCATCGATTCTCTCATCAAAACCTTGAATATTGATTTTGGTGAATAG
- a CDS encoding FISUMP domain-containing protein, whose product MEKKKVFAILLVLLALGLVAACSNSVSEYADEFGKNALDIESSSSSDGMESSSGQHVEIVPPCKTENEDNCEYGSLVDERDGQVYKTVKIGDQWWMAENLNYRGPLYYWKSAQNACPAGWHLPSKQEVEILFASVGGDSVAGQKLSTRDSSRNGMFAGTDEYGFSAFNVKTFFEDELYEKKCFWTSTAYIDTLIDSNYYDEDYFFFCLMSHYTYSPKAHINDFEYDVMDYSVRCVMDDSENPNGSRSSSSSKIVSSSGQPVLSSETSKDIATRCKNSKEDLCEYGSLTDGRDGQVYKTVKISEQWWMAENLNFRYPPKDGTLDSSSFCFNDSLEYCEKYGRLYLWSAAMDSAALFSDNGKGCGMDAGCTPVYPVRGVCPEGWHIPSKEEWRTLNVKTKPVYPTEYSSEDDYGGFMMRSVEWIDSTEWRHQHSEQDRFGFEILPAGVWDSYFSAYRANMTGFWSSTVESSSSTNADDGSTEWFELVWSLIVQDDYGLGDLDKNNAFSVRCIKD is encoded by the coding sequence ATGGAAAAGAAAAAGGTATTTGCGATACTTTTGGTGCTTTTGGCACTTGGCCTTGTTGCCGCCTGCAGCAACAGCGTGTCCGAATATGCGGATGAATTCGGGAAAAATGCTCTGGACATAGAAAGCTCATCGAGTAGCGATGGAATGGAAAGCTCCAGTGGGCAGCATGTTGAAATTGTGCCGCCCTGTAAAACGGAGAACGAGGATAATTGCGAATACGGCTCCTTGGTGGATGAACGCGATGGCCAGGTCTACAAGACCGTGAAAATCGGTGACCAGTGGTGGATGGCCGAAAACTTAAATTACAGGGGTCCCCTTTATTATTGGAAGAGTGCGCAAAATGCTTGCCCTGCAGGTTGGCATTTGCCGTCAAAACAAGAAGTCGAAATTCTGTTTGCCTCGGTGGGTGGAGATTCTGTAGCGGGGCAGAAACTTAGCACGCGGGACTCTTCCCGTAATGGCATGTTTGCGGGAACAGATGAATATGGTTTTTCCGCTTTTAATGTAAAGACTTTTTTTGAAGATGAACTTTATGAAAAAAAATGCTTCTGGACTTCTACAGCATATATAGATACTCTTATTGATTCAAATTATTATGATGAGGATTATTTCTTTTTTTGCTTGATGAGTCATTATACGTATTCCCCCAAAGCGCATATTAACGATTTTGAATATGATGTAATGGATTATTCTGTTCGTTGTGTTATGGATGATTCCGAGAATCCGAATGGATCTAGGTCTTCAAGTAGTTCGAAAATAGTGAGTTCCAGCGGGCAACCCGTTCTTTCGAGCGAAACATCAAAAGATATAGCCACACGTTGCAAGAATTCAAAGGAGGACCTTTGCGAATATGGCTCCTTGACAGATGGACGTGACGGGCAGGTGTACAAGACGGTGAAAATAAGCGAACAATGGTGGATGGCTGAAAACCTCAATTTCCGTTATCCGCCCAAAGACGGAACTCTTGATTCCAGTAGTTTCTGTTTCAACGATTCCCTTGAATATTGTGAAAAATATGGCCGGTTGTATTTGTGGAGCGCAGCGATGGACAGTGCAGCGTTGTTTTCGGATAACGGCAAGGGATGCGGAATGGATGCGGGTTGCACGCCAGTTTATCCGGTACGGGGAGTGTGCCCTGAAGGTTGGCATATTCCGAGCAAAGAAGAATGGCGTACCCTCAATGTTAAGACTAAACCTGTTTATCCGACTGAGTATTCTTCGGAAGATGACTATGGTGGTTTTATGATGAGATCGGTGGAATGGATAGACTCTACGGAATGGAGGCATCAGCACAGTGAGCAGGACCGATTCGGCTTTGAAATTCTTCCTGCTGGGGTCTGGGACAGTTACTTTTCTGCTTATAGGGCTAATATGACGGGGTTCTGGAGTTCTACTGTAGAAAGCAGCTCTAGTACCAATGCTGATGACGGAAGTACTGAATGGTTCGAACTTGTATGGTCGCTCATTGTGCAAGATGATTATGGACTGGGAGATCTTGATAAGAATAATGCGTTCTCGGTTCGCTGCATAAAGGATTGA
- a CDS encoding FISUMP domain-containing protein: MKNAPRITALLFALCFVAACSNSVLEYADESGIAQEIESSSSSAGIESSSEQPIEVVPPCKTDAEDNCEYGSLVDERDGQVYKTVKIGSQWWMAENLNYGASFRYCRDDDYYIRSGLSYRIKDALTACPRGWHLPSKKEFDALIDMVGGARSNAGRVLSSNKPSYCETCGKNTDDYGFSAVALIKYPVGDPELMSIFWSSSEGVGYDPVADEDVHGQLVLKIDHFYGHAAVGVSSELNSVRCVKDSSETLQEPDLSRLNSLPCADTSTHMAKRCRMNSKEDNCEYGTLTDERDGRVYKTVKIGEQWWMAENLKFRYLQKTDSLDSSSVCYHDSLENCEKYGRHYLWSAMMDSAGLYSTDGKGCGNGVVCSPTFPVQGVCPTGWHVPSLEEWEILEGMTYPNSVYEGYDTEGPEYDNFMLKSVEWGGKDRFGFNGLPTSCRIYDRYRNKNVVSCYAMFWTTNICKAPACGDPKVKVEAYDFETVGATTSFKNGFLAVRCIKD; the protein is encoded by the coding sequence ATGAAAAATGCGCCACGTATAACCGCTTTGCTATTTGCATTATGCTTTGTTGCCGCCTGTAGCAATAGCGTGTTGGAATATGCGGATGAATCTGGAATTGCTCAGGAGATAGAAAGTTCCTCGAGCAGCGCTGGAATAGAAAGCTCAAGTGAGCAACCGATAGAAGTTGTGCCGCCCTGCAAGACGGATGCCGAGGACAACTGTGAATACGGCTCCTTGGTGGATGAGCGCGATGGCCAGGTCTACAAGACTGTGAAAATCGGTAGCCAGTGGTGGATGGCCGAAAACCTGAATTACGGAGCATCTTTTAGATATTGTCGTGATGACGATTACTACATCAGGAGTGGCCTATCGTACAGGATAAAAGACGCCTTGACAGCGTGCCCTAGGGGATGGCACTTGCCTTCAAAAAAGGAGTTTGACGCCTTGATTGACATGGTGGGAGGGGCTCGTTCTAATGCAGGTCGAGTTCTTTCTTCGAATAAACCATCTTATTGTGAAACTTGTGGAAAGAATACGGATGATTACGGCTTTTCGGCGGTTGCGCTAATAAAATATCCTGTGGGAGATCCTGAACTGATGAGCATATTCTGGAGTTCAAGTGAAGGTGTTGGTTATGATCCTGTAGCTGATGAGGATGTGCATGGCCAATTAGTTCTGAAAATAGACCATTTTTATGGCCATGCCGCCGTTGGAGTCTCTTCGGAATTAAATAGTGTACGTTGCGTTAAGGATTCTTCGGAGACTCTTCAGGAACCGGATTTGTCGCGGTTAAATAGTCTTCCCTGCGCAGATACGAGCACTCATATGGCGAAACGTTGCAGGATGAATTCGAAAGAAGACAATTGCGAGTATGGGACTTTGACGGATGAACGTGACGGTCGAGTCTACAAGACCGTGAAAATTGGAGAGCAGTGGTGGATGGCGGAAAACCTCAAGTTCCGTTATTTGCAGAAAACGGATTCTCTAGATTCAAGCAGTGTTTGTTACCATGATTCTCTTGAAAACTGCGAAAAGTACGGGCGACATTATTTATGGAGCGCCATGATGGACAGCGCAGGTTTGTATTCTACCGATGGCAAAGGATGTGGTAATGGCGTGGTTTGTTCGCCGACATTTCCGGTTCAGGGCGTGTGCCCGACTGGTTGGCATGTTCCAAGCCTTGAAGAATGGGAAATATTGGAAGGTATGACCTATCCGAATTCTGTGTATGAGGGATATGATACTGAAGGGCCGGAATATGACAATTTTATGTTGAAGTCGGTGGAATGGGGTGGAAAAGATCGATTTGGTTTCAATGGACTGCCAACGAGTTGTCGCATTTACGATAGGTATAGAAATAAAAATGTTGTGTCTTGCTATGCGATGTTTTGGACCACAAATATATGCAAGGCTCCTGCGTGTGGAGATCCGAAGGTAAAGGTGGAAGCTTATGACTTTGAAACAGTTGGTGCCACGACATCTTTCAAAAATGGATTTTTGGCTGTCCGCTGCATAAAGGACTAG
- a CDS encoding alginate lyase family protein — translation MFIRLFLVLLLATPCFAQFLWNESHLLQVKESLKAKNSPYAEAFRGLETKAKSLLQEKDVSVMDKKHVPASGDRHDYASLSRYFWPDSSKPDGLPYISRDGVSNPELKEYDRETLDKMSRRVQTLSLAWFLGGDSAFAEAALKQVRIWFLDSATKMNPNMNFAQMIPGRNFGKGYPFGVLDGYSFVQMMDALALLESYPGFLPAEKATLKKWFAEYVQWLTTSEQGIEESKAENNHGTTYDTQLLAYSLYIGDRKTAQNLIDHFAKRHILKQVEKDGSQPKELKRTLAFHYSWYNLSHMLDFYTIAKNNGLDTRKATEIQGRSYYKALDFLANYIGKDVSKWPYKQISGWEHAQHELIRDLYRTHLLDSSKENYRNIYRENKAKAAYDMFRLLYVRAEDL, via the coding sequence ATGTTCATCCGACTGTTCCTTGTTCTGCTCCTGGCAACGCCCTGCTTCGCGCAGTTCCTCTGGAACGAATCGCACCTCCTGCAGGTCAAAGAATCCCTCAAGGCAAAAAACAGCCCTTATGCCGAAGCGTTTCGCGGGTTGGAAACCAAAGCGAAATCCTTGCTGCAAGAGAAAGACGTCTCCGTCATGGACAAGAAGCATGTGCCCGCAAGCGGGGACAGGCACGACTACGCAAGCCTTTCGCGATACTTCTGGCCGGATTCCAGCAAGCCCGACGGACTCCCCTACATTTCCCGCGACGGCGTGAGCAACCCTGAATTGAAGGAATACGACCGAGAAACCCTCGACAAGATGAGCCGCCGCGTACAGACGCTTTCACTCGCCTGGTTCCTGGGCGGCGATTCCGCTTTCGCCGAAGCCGCCCTGAAGCAGGTTCGCATCTGGTTCCTGGACTCCGCCACCAAAATGAACCCGAACATGAATTTCGCGCAGATGATTCCCGGGCGTAATTTCGGCAAGGGATATCCCTTCGGTGTTCTAGACGGTTACTCCTTCGTGCAGATGATGGACGCGCTCGCGCTTCTGGAATCGTATCCCGGTTTTTTGCCCGCAGAAAAAGCGACGCTCAAGAAATGGTTTGCCGAATACGTCCAGTGGCTTACCACCAGCGAGCAGGGAATCGAAGAAAGCAAGGCCGAGAACAACCACGGGACGACATATGATACGCAGTTGCTCGCCTACAGCCTTTACATAGGCGACCGAAAGACGGCACAGAACCTCATCGACCATTTCGCAAAACGGCACATCCTAAAGCAGGTCGAAAAAGACGGAAGTCAGCCCAAGGAACTCAAAAGGACACTCGCCTTCCATTATTCATGGTACAACCTTTCGCACATGCTGGACTTTTACACCATCGCGAAGAACAACGGGCTCGACACCCGCAAGGCGACAGAAATACAGGGACGCTCCTACTACAAGGCGCTCGATTTTCTCGCAAACTACATCGGCAAAGATGTCAGCAAGTGGCCCTACAAGCAGATTTCCGGATGGGAGCATGCGCAGCACGAACTAATCCGCGACCTGTACCGGACACACCTGCTGGATTCCAGCAAGGAAAATTACCGCAACATTTACCGCGAAAACAAGGCCAAGGCTGCCTACGACATGTTCAGACTGCTCTACGTCAGGGCAGAGGATTTATAG